The Gopherus evgoodei ecotype Sinaloan lineage chromosome 4, rGopEvg1_v1.p, whole genome shotgun sequence nucleotide sequence atgtcccccctctggctcctatgtgtaggggcagccggGGCTCCGCACGttgtccccaccccaagcgcggcccctgcagctcccattggccaggaaccaatGTGGACgtggcagtgtgcagagctgtccTGCCacgcctccacgtaggagctggagggggaacatgccgctgcttccgggagctgcttgaggtaagtgctgcccagagcctgcacctctgaccccctcccatgccccaaccccctacccatgatcctcctcccaccctccagatcccttggtcccagcctgaagcaccctcctgcaccccaacccctcatcctcagccccatcccagagccaacacccccagtcggatccctcaccccctcccacaccccaacccccaatttcgtgagcattcatggcctgccatacaatttccatacccagatgtggtccttgggccaaaaagtttgcccacctccacTCTAGGCCATAGTGGCTCTTGCAAAATACCTATGTTAGAACTCTGTGAAAACAAGAGCACCACCGTCTCTTAGCATTGCCTAGGATTAGTTTTTCCCAATCCCTCTTTTAAACACTGCCGAAGAGCAGACCCTCTGGCTcagtttccctccctctctccacttCTATAAAAGACACCCATGTTTGCAGATGGGATTTAAAGAACAGTTTTGAAAGACTATGTACtgttaagagagagagagcatggctgCTAGTGTCATGGAGATGCAATAGTGTTCATTCCTGAAATTCAGCAGTGTCACACCATTAGCCATGGAACAGTCCAGATGCTCCTCGACTTACGCAAGGGTTGCATTCTGGAACGCCTTGCGTAACTCCaattttgcgtaagtcggaaACTTATCTCCGACCATGACGCaaacacacaccctccccccgccccaaaccCTTCTATTTCTAGCTTACAGAACTTCTTCCGTCCGCTCAAATTTGCGTACGTTGGGTTTTTGTAACTCAGGGCGCGTCTGTATTACGCTGTACCTTTACTTGACACTTTTCCAGTTCCTCTTTCAGCTTCGATCTCTCCTTTTCCCATTCTTCCAGTGTACATTTccccacttccttttctttttgcctgAGGATTCTTGCCAGCCGTTGATTAAGATCCTGCACATCTGCTTGATTTTTTGAATTCTTTTGACTAAGTTCTGCATTTTCAAAGTCAAGCTGCTGATTCCTGTCTTTCAAATCTGATACCTGATTAAAACAGGAAGTATCAGAAATGACTAAATAAATCTCTCCTGCACTGAACAATAGGTTCAGGAATCAGATACACAGTACAGAATCTCTTTCATACAAAGGGAATGGTTCCTATCCAGATTCTAATTCGTAATATGATGGCATGACCTACTTACACTGCTGTGCTTTCCCAAGAGCAGCATTCTACCTAAGCCAGTCAGAACTCCAGTAACATACACGTTTATTTGCTCTCATTATAATCTGTCTTGTTCAATCATTCTATGAAGAAATTTTACGTCAAGCCAAACAGCGCCACGTTCTAACGCAGTTCACTTTCATGATAGTTTGCCGTGACTGACAAATTTACTCATCAGTCTCTCTTTTGCCATGAGGACATACGTTTTGAGGGGTGTAGGACTCTCATCCATAAGATAAATTACTGTGAGCAAGCAGCATTTTCTAGGCAACATTAAAAAAagggcaacaacaaaaaaactgttgagtttgtttttaaacctattACTCTTCACCTGTGATGACTGTACAGCACTCCACTtaaaaattttagagcctgtaaTTGATGCAAGTAAATCTAATGCGTCTCTCGGGGTGAAATATCCAGCACTGGAAGCATTTCTATGCCCAACTGATCTGGGAAGAGAGGCCAGCCCTGGAAATACAACTAAGATCTGCCACTGGGTGCTGCAGAGCAGGACCCACCAGGGAGACAAAGACAGACATTTGTTAAAATTAAGGACTTGTCTACTCTTGCTGTGCTGCAGAAGCACTTAGTGAAGAAGAGGTTACCTATGCCGACGGGCGAGCTtgtccatctccctgagaggcagtagttaggtgaatgggagaagccctcccatcgacAAGAGTGCTATCTACATGGAGAGTTAGGGAGGTAGAACATGTCACTCAGGGACACCTCTATGCAAAGGAGTTACACTGATATAAGAATGTATTTTCATTAGGAAGTCTTTCCATGTTGAATAATGCAATAAACACCTTAAAAAGTCTGAAAACTACTCTAAGTACCTAGGTAATAAAAGTGTGCAAATTACCTGTAATGCAATATGTCAAGGAAACCTTTAATCAACACTAACCAGTGAAGGAGAACATCTTTGAATTTTGTAATATATGCAAGGTGCATCTCCTCTTGCCTTCATGACATTTAAACTATGGGGCAGAAATTACCTTACGCATCAATGTCTCTTTACAGAAGAGATTTAGGAGGAAACCTCAGTCTACATACCTGTTTTCTCAAGTTGTCAGCCATCTTCTGCACAGCTACCTTCTCCTTTCTTATAGCCTCTATTTTTTGCCTAAATAATGGACATTGAACAAAAGTATGGTTTACACTTGGTTTTTTCAGATGTGCTATGTGCTAGAACTGTTTCAAAATGCACCATCTTTCCATCTGAAATGGTCATGGTTGAAAAATTCCTGGTTAGTACTAGAAAGGCACTCAACAGCtgcctgttatgttcattccctctgaagcacctggcactgggccactgtcggaagacaggatactgggatagatggacctttggtatggcaattcttatgttcttaagacagGGAACTGCTGTTTTCCCATAGGCACAGTCAGTGCTCGCCTTCCCTCTCTTTCCTCAGGAACTGATGCATGTGGTCCAAGAAATACCTCCCCTTCTTTTCTGGAAGGCGCTGGCAATCCAAGGACCACATGTTCGACAGTCCTTCAGGAGACAGATGGAAGTCAAGGCATGCAAATACTCCCGCCCCTCCTTTTTCATGGTAAAGGTCTTTGGGCACATCATTTTTGCATATCAGAAGCAACAACGCCACTGTAAGCAGGTAGACATGATTGCTAAGCAATGTGAGCAGCTGCACAGTGCTTGGCCTGTGGACCACATTGGCAGACAGGTCCCTCACCTGTCTTCTCAAGTTTACATAGGACCGCTGTTTCTGCCGCTAAGCAAGGGGATGGACAGCATTAGTACATAGATCATTTAGTAGGTGATGTGCTTCTCTGGCGAGAGAACTCCCTTTCCCCATCTGGCAATATACTGAGCAAGCAGAGGCTGGTATGAGCTCATATGCTGCCAAAACTCTACAGCGAATAAGTGCTGTCACTGGAAAGAATTGCTGTTATTTTAAAGGCATACAACATTTCTAACAAGCTAAAGAACCTTGAGACGGACTTCCTATATCCCATAACAGCAATAAGGGTGCCATTTTTCTTGTTTGCATTGCAGTTAAAACCAGGAAGCACATGCAACACATGCCACTTCATATTCTTACCACATTTCTTCTCGAGATCCATTTAGCTCCCTTAGTTTCAGGTTAGAAACACTACCTTCCTCATTTAACAGGGTTATTTCATTCTTCAGAATAGCATTTTCTTCTCTGAGCTTCTCAGCCTCACATCTATAGTATAGAGACAAGACAATTGAAACACACCGATGTTCTTGTACCTCTTCCAGCTCCACTGGCAGAAAACATTCTCATTATAAAAGGCAAATTACTTCTGACAACTAAAACAGCAGAACTTCCCGTTGATAAATATCATACAGATGAATTTAAATGGCTTTTATGTAATGCTTACTAAGAGCACCTCCCAGAGCATTGCATAAGTGCTGTTTTAATTTCATGTACAAACTGAATAAAAGAAGTCTGTTATACTGAAATGTGATTGCGAATTTAAATTACGCCGCCGTAATCCAGTAAAAAAATCTCAGTGTATAATTTTACAGAACTTTTTGTTTGCAACATGATTTGAAGACAATGTATTAGTTCAGACAGTTTGAAAGCAATTGTTTTGCCACACTTTGCATATTGTAATGTATTAGACCATCTGTTTCAGGAACAGCAGTTCAATACAATGGGAATACCAGCATGAAAAGTAGCAGAATTTGACctgtcttttcttttgtttgtgaTTTTAGAGTAGGTGCTTTTATATCAGGATCTAGACATGCTGCAACACTTGAAAGGGTCATTCCAGGCTTCCGATAAGAATTTACTAAAAAGTTAACAGCCATTTGTAACCACTTTGTGTAATCTCAAGAGAATTAATTCTTTAACTGCtaaatttcaacaaaaatgaaGGTAATTTATTATGAGCTACATGTGTTCTTAGTTATGTTGGTATTTACCATATCACATACTTAATGGATTCTGAAGGATTTAGGTACTCCTATTTTGAGAAAATTACTAAGATTGTCTAGTATTAACtttaacattttagaaaattGCAGCTCTGCTAGCACCCTGAGTTACAGGCCAAGAACTAAGGCAAGAGAAGTAGAGAGATTATTAGTATGAAAGTTGAAAGCAATCCAAAGAAGTTACAGTAATGTTCTTTCACATTAACATGTTTGTTTCATTGAGACTTATCAACTAAAATACACTCTGCAAGAATACATACATACAATCAAACTGAACAGTTGACAAAATTACTCTTACTTTACCATCACTGCTTTTAGAAGATCATCACTTATGTAACTGCACAGAAGATTAAATTAACCTACAAACGTTCATAATCCACATTAAAGTAGTTTTCTTACTAGTCATTAGAATCCAAGGCATTGTCTTCTAGTCAAGGTTAATCTACTTGTTAAtgtgatgcaatcataaggaagtcAGTAGCAGTTACATGCCAGTCAATGAATGCTAGCAGGTTAGTATTCtaagcacagcaagcagcaaagtTAGATTTTGGGGGGAACACAAATatgtcccaattttttttttaaagtgtacatTACCTCAGGAGTTCAACTTTTTGCTGCAGCTCACTACATGTGCTTTGCAAATCATGTATTGTTGAATTCAACTCTTTTTCTTCTTGAGAATGCATGTCTTTTTGCTTAACCAGAGAAGTAACTTTCTCTTTCAGCTTCCTGCTCAGCTCTTGTAGCTCTCGTTTCTCCGCTGCCAGGTCTTTTATCGTGGTCTCACATTGGCCATGTTTGTCTTGCAGGACTTTAAATGTTAAAGTATATTCTTCCAGTTTTCCAAGTCTGCACTGCAGTCTTAAGTTCTCACTGTGCATCTCTATCTTTTCCTGTGCAGATTGGTCACAGGCATATTCCAGTTCCTGAACTTTTTCCAGGAGCTGTGTTTTTTCTTGCCTGAGTTTGACACTTTCTTGAGTACTTTCTTCTAACCTGTGCTGCAGGCTTGTAAGTCGTGGTACATCCTCTTcaagttttttattttgttcaaatAACTTTATCATTTCAGATTTCAGGCCTTTGTTTTCTAGCTGGATTTCTTCCTGTAATGATAGAAGTATAGCTTGTGCCCTTGATCTTTCTTCTAGCTCTTCAATCTTTTTCCAAAGCTGAGGTACTAGATTGTTCAGCTGTCCATTCTCTTCAGTTGCTCCACAGATCTGCTCAAGTTGAACAGAAGCTTCAGTTATTTCCTCAGCCTTTTTTAGTTCAGTCTGTAGCCTAGAAACTTTATGGTCTGTAGCATGATCAGATGTTATTTTTGCCACCTTGCTATCTTCCTGAAAACATCCCTTCTCTTTCTCAACATCTTCACAGAACATCTTCAACTTGGGAACCGCCTCAAAGATTTTCTCAAGCTCTGTCTGTTTCATTTCCAGCACAGACACTTTGGAAGCCTGATCTTGCTTCTTGTCATTAGCTTCATTATATTCTGCTTCCAATACCATTATATTTTCCAGAAGCTGACCAATCTGTATTTTCAGGGCATGGTTCTCTACCTTAGTGTCTTCATACATCTGCTCTAGGCTGGAATAAGCCTCAACCATTTCTTCAAGCTCCTTAGTTTTAGCCTCCAACAATGAAAGAACAAGCAAGTATGCTCTGTGATCTGTCTCTTTACAACCATCTTGCAGATTTTTGAGAATATTACCCTCAATTTGCTCTATCCTGTCTTGCACCTGAGATTCTTCCATCTCAGAATTTGATTGGTCAAAACTGGAAAGTTTCCTTGGCTCTTGCTCCAGTCTCTGTAACCTGACGATCTCAGAAgccattttcacattttccttCACAGCCTGCTCATGCACCTCTCCATCCTCTCCCAATTGTTGCATGCCAGACAGTGCTGAAACCTTGCTCTTCACTTCTGCATATTCATTTGCCAAGGCATTGTAATCATTCTGCAGTTTGGAAAAATCAAAGGTTTCCTgctgcaatttttttattttttcttgaagCTTTACGATTTCCAAACTCATCTGTGCCTTCTCTTTTTCTGCTCTTTCATGGGTCTCTTTGTTTAAACCCTCTAAAGCAAGAAGTTTGAAATTCAGTTTGTATTTCTCTTGTTCATATGCAGTCTCAAGCACTTCAAGTCTTTGGCTAACCAGCTTCCTTTTTTCCTCTACCACAGACATTtgttgttctctgtcttttagcTCTCTTTCATGATCATTTTGCTGCTGCAACATTTTATTATGCAACTCATCCTCTtgtttttcagcagcatttctcaGGTCCTGCAGCTCTTTCTGGAGCTGTTCCTTTTCACACATTAGCTTGTTCACATGCTCCTTGAAATTCTTCTCTAAGAGTTCTCTTTCCTGTGTTAGGACAAAAGAAATGGCCTTTTTGCTCTCCAGCGTTTCATTCAGTTGCTCTTGGGCTTCAGTGCATTCCTGGATGATTTCATCCTTTTCAAATTCCCACTGAGATTTCTCCTCACACTGTTGTTCGGCAAGTTCTTGCAGTTCTCGTTGGTAGCGTTCTTCAAGATTTCGTAGTGCTTCTTCATACTTGTTCACAATTGTTTGTCTGTTGACAGAAAACTGAGTTTCTGTTTGAGATGTTCTTCTGTTATACTCAGTTTCCATTTTTCCCCTAAATATGGTCAACATAACACATTACTAAAACCTCTCCCATTTCTGGAAAATATGTCTGTTTTCAAACTATTTAACGAAACAACTGAAATTTACATATTTAATCACATTTCAGACCAATATATTCAATAGTTGGATTTTTCTTTTGAGACCCAGAGTTACATTTAAGAGACAACCtgctgggattaaaaaaaaaatctacttgccTGGCAAGGAACATAACTCATGCAGTATTTTCAGAGGCAGTCTTACCAAAAATAGGCACCAGCTGATTCACATGAGTGAAACCCTCTCAGTAATGCTTCACATGAGAGCAAGGGGTCTCTTTGAACTGATCAACTTTCAGGTTCTGGGCCAGAGATTTAGCTCTTGGGTTCGAGAACCCAAGCTgtaattttaaaaactctttcaaTAAAGATGCAAAGAATGTAAAGGGCATGGACACTGAATGGGATTTACCAATTAACTGTGCTTTAGATCTTATTAACTAGTTTGATTTTATATCTGTATTTATCTGCAGTCGAACTGAAACCACTAATATTAAGCATCCAGTGTAAAAAACCGAAGAAAAGgcttttcttttatattgttcTTTTATATTGTTATATTGTCTTATATATATTGTTATATGTGAACAGATTCACATATAACAATAAAAACAGTTCTTCTAGTATAGTTTATACTATTAGAACTTTAAAGAAGAGTCAAAACAGATTAAAGATCAGGAATAACTTCTGAACTAGTTCAGACTCAGCAAAGCTGCCTAGCAGATAGCCCAAGCAGTGCTGTCTCACCTTACTTCTTGGAGTTCCTGTTGGTGTTCTTCCAGCAATTTGTGTTGCAGCTCTTCCATCTCAACAGCATGCTTTTCTGTCAGGCTTTTCAGCTGCTCATGGAAACCACGTTCTACCTCCCCCTTTTCTTCTTGCAGGGTCTGCACCAGAGCTCTCATCTTTTCTTCCATCCAAATACTGCTCTGAACCAGCTCCTCCCGCTCTCGGTTAAAGCTCTCTTGTACCTGCTCCAGCTTAACCCGGAGCTCTTCCTCATGTCCTAGCTTCAGCAGTTCTTGGAGATTAGCCTTTTCCTTATCAAAGCTCATCTGTAAGTCATTTCTCTCCTCGTTACGTTTACACTCAATCCTTTCTCGTTCCTCTCTGAGCATCGCTGTCTCTCCCTGGAGTGCTTCAATTTGGGTTTTAAGGGCACTTATTTGCTTTTCCATGGTTTGCCTCTCTTCATTGTATCTCTTAGCCATGTTTTCTTGCTCCTTTTCACAGTGGGCCTTCGTCTCAACTAGTTTTTCATAATGGCTCATCTgtgttaaaagaaaaatgcagtgCTTTATTTTCCAGCTTACAGAGGAGCAATATTCTCATTTGCACACTGGTATCTTAAACGGCCTTTCCCCACAGAAGCAGAATAGGAACGCTAGAGCAGTCAGCTCGATTTCTTAACGTGGCAAGGATAATTTTTACACATATACAAATGAAATTCATGTTACATGTTATTGGGAAACCAACAAAAGAAAGCGTAGACCATGTGCAGGGTCTCAACTGATTTTCATGAGTCAGGAAGGGAAGGTCTAGACCAGAGTTTGTGGTCCTGATTTAACTTTAGTCAGCCACACTTTCAAAATCCTTCAGTTAAGCTTTTCATTGTTGAGTCACCAAGAAAGTAAATATATTAAGCCATGCAAAAGAAAAGAGATCTGCTCTTCAAGGAAAAACTGATTTCCAGAAGCAGCAAACTATTGTCTCTCTTCCCTCCATGCTTCCTATCCCCAACTGTGGGGGTCAGTTTTCTTAAATTACAAACCCACCGTgtctgaagcctggtctacactcggAGGGaagggaatcgatctaagatacacaacttcagctacgtaaacaatgtagctgaagtcagcgtacTTAGATCTtcttaccacggtgtcttcactgcgataAGTCGATGGCtgacactctcccgttgactccgccaACGCCTTTCACCATGGTGGAGTACCggggtcgatgggagagtgctcagcagtCAATTTATCGCATATATGCTAGATGCGATAATCGACCCTcactggatcaatcactgcccatcgatccagcaggtaatgtagacaagcgcTGAGACTCCCTTTTACAGTTGTACTGTAGTCATGAATGGATGCAAACTAGGATTATTTTCAGCTGGGAAGGTGGGATAAGGAGATAGTCTGAAAACCCCCACACTACCGCAGCCTGGGCCACAGTTTAACATTGCCAGGCTGCTTAAACTTCACTTTTATCAACTTTCTATCCAACAGCTTTTCAAATTAACAATTGTTCCAATTGCTCCAACTACTCAGGTGACTAATTTGGGGACACCACTTGAGTTTCCTGTGCTCTACAGACCAAGAGTCCAAGTGTACAGCAGGAAGGCGTTACTATTTTCTACTTGCTGGTACGTGGCTGTTACACTACAGCCTCATGAGGTGTCCTGCCCTCCCAACCACAGAGGGTGAGTGCTGCACTTGTGCTGGACGGAGGAGAGAGATAAGAGGCCAACCACTGGCGGTTGCAGGTCAAATGGCAGCAAGAAAAGGAACAGCCAAAGCCACGCCCCTTCCAAAGGAACCATGAAAGGGATGAGGGAATTTCCGAGGCTTTATTTGCGTATGAAGATAGCTTACTGTGTCTTTGAGCTCCTGTTTCAGATGCTGCAGCTCCTTGTGGTGTTGTTCCTTCATTCGTTCAATGACCATTTCTGCTTCTATGCTCATATTTAGTGGATTGCAATCTTCAGAACCAAGccctaaaaaaacccaacaaaacaaaaaaaaccacgcATGTGTTTTCTTGAAGCCCCAAGTGACCAAATGTTCAAGCAAAGCACCTCACCACCTACTCTCCTGGATTTATTGAAACTCAAGGGTGTCAGTTACAACAGCAGGATTCTGTAACAGCCCAGCTCAGGCTCAAACCATCCCAAGGCACCTGGGGCAAAGCAACGCCAAGCTTTCATTTTAGTCTTAATGCTTAACACAGTGACTGACTGCTCTCCAGCGGCAACACTTTCCCTGAGGTTAAATATCAGAATGGCGGCCCCACTCCCAGGCTCTCACTGAactgcccacagggcaggtttGGGTGGAAGGGGAGGATGGAGGTGTTGTAAACCCTGCATTAAGCTCACCTCTACACTCTCCCTATCCTGGAGTCACTGGGCACACGCGTCATCACCCAGTGGCAATCTGAACAGCCCTCAGACATCTTTGACTTCTGCCAGCTGAAGCCATAGCCAAGAATCATTGCTGCATATAAGCACTGGAGCCATTCCCTCTCCACCAGTACAGCTGAAATCTCTATGCCAGCTTCATGTCACCAGAGGTTCCACTTTGCAATGGGGCAAATTTCTCTGGACCAGATAGGTCAGCTCTGGGACCTGGCTCGGCTGGCAGCTTGGCGTGGAGCAGCTGCACCACACTAAGAATATGTCTTCACTATCGGCCGGATCAgcgggcagtgatcaatccagcagggatcgatttattgcatgtagtctagatgcgataaatcgatccctcaGTGCtttcccgtcaactcctgtactccagcaccgcaagaggtgcaggcagagtcaacgggggagtggcagaGTCGACTCACTGCGGTGAAGACACTATgataagttgatctaagtacatcaacttcagctacattattcatgtagctgaagtcctgtaacttagattgatccccccttagtgtagaccagagctaaAAGTAATGGCCCATCATCATCTGCCTGTTCTCATATTGCTTTGCTGGGATGGTGGTCGTGATGGTGCAGGATTAGATAGGTACCAAAAAAGTTGCTTTAGTTTAATGAAGGAAAATATACATGTTTTGTAGATTAAGGAAAATAAATGGGTTTTAGCAGCCATAGGAAGGGCTTTGAAAATACAGGGAGAAAAATGTAAGTGGCAAGATCAGTTATAAAAATGCTGCACTTAAAATGTGACTGATAAGAAAGAGAAGCCTCTGATCACCAGGAATGGCATCCTCTAGTTTGCATAATAAAGAAAACATTGTTCTGTATTGCCCCAGGAGTGACCCCTAACACACCAATGTCATCCCAAAGAAGGAGGCCGAGCCATAAAATCTTATCTGCTCAAAGCCGGGGAAGGGGTCAACCTCAAACTCCCCCAGACTGGTTCTTAACTAAAGATAGCAACTGGCAAACACATCACTTGTCTGTATAAAACGCTGAGCTCTTAAAGGGTTCGTTACTAGTACCTGCCTGACCAGGTGGGACCCGCCCACATGGGTTTGAGTATCTCTGGGTTCAGTCCTTCTGTGAGTATTCTGATCAAATGCTCATGCTGTGTGTTGCAATAGCTTATTATTTCGGCTTTTAGACGTGCTTAGAGCAAGTGTATAAACATTATCTGGCTTTTAGATTTCATAAACGAATTAACAGTTGATTTGGTGTTGTGGGAATATCCTGCCCTACTACGACTGCTGATATCTCTAGCGCGGGGACTGCTCCAAGTGTTTGATTGTCTGGGATTTCCTTATGTTAGTAAGTTTCAAGTTGTGCCTAGTTCTGGCATATCAACTCCCATTTAATCCATCTTGTCACAAAAAGTTCCAGAGCCGAGAGATTCCTATAATCCCTCCACTAGAATACAGCAGAAGAGCCTACTCCAAAACAAACCTAGAGGAAATATCCTTTACCTTGATCAGGCTCCACACCACCACTTCCCCCATTTTTCATGTCAAACTCCTCATGCAGCGAGCTTTCCAAAGAAGGCCTAAATATTCTGCCTTGAGTACGATACTCTTCCAGCTCAGACTGGAGTTCATCGATCTGGTCTTGCATCTCCTGAGTAAAAAAACACACCAGAATGAAATAGACCAAGTCACGGGAACAGATATATTGCAACATGACAGGACATTCAATCTCGTAAAATAAACCACTCTGACTTGCCAAAAATCTTGGAGTAGCCTAAGACCAGCACTAATTATCCTCCCATCTGCAGACCCATGGCTGTCCTTTTCCAAgttccaacacacacagataacTTCGAGGTGTATGTTTACTCACTGAGCTATCAGCACATTCATACTGAATGTACACTTTGTGTAGGAAACATATGAAGCTTTCATACTCTACATTTTGGTCTGTTTCCCATTGGTTGTTACCCAGGATACAATGTAGGAACCTTTCAAACATAACCGTGAAATATCTGCTATCACTCACAGGGGAACCACCCTTCTGCTGTGACCTGGATATGAAAGTTACAGGCTGTGATGCCCTCAATGCACATTAATTCATTTACCATCTGTTACTTTTGCCCAGTGGCCAACAGGATATCCTGGCTCTGCGCCACATACAAACACACTGAGCACATGGCATTAGCGTTTATTGGGGCAAATGAGTACCTGAGCTAGTATGCATGTACACTAATTCATGTGCATTTGGAAAATGTCCACTAAATGAACCCTGACATTTCACTCCCCCAACCTCCTCCAACAACTTCAGAGCTGACAGTCCTTCAAAGTAGCGGGCTGCATATTCCCATAAGAACATGGAGAGGCAAATATTTGGCCTGCAGACACCATCTGAAAGAAAGCAAGTATGAATGTACCTAGTTCTACAGGGTTTTTGGCTTTAGCTCCCAAATTGGTGGAATCCCAGAATGGCAGCAGAGTGACAGTACTGCTGTGGATTAAATGTCATCTAAAACCAGGGCATTCCGTGTGAAACAAGAAAGCTCATCCATTCTGCTTTGAATATTTGCAGCCACAGCAGTCCTTAGAAAGTGGATAAAATTAGAGTAGATATTTTGGGGACACAAATTACAAGAATTTTGAATCAGGATGGGTTGATTTAAATCACAGCGttgtaaatcatgatttaaatcagcaagcagaaaaccctgatttaattttaattgtgttttgcatttgtacttcaTTATTTACTTAAGGAAACGTTGAGTCTGATTGGTTGGTAATCAGTAAAACAACAACTGAACACACCCTTTTTGTTACATTTGGCACTTCCTTTTGATAATGTGGCAGAGCTCTGGCTTTGCTCctgtgggtcctgcgcttctaggcggcttatgctagcctcagtggct carries:
- the NIN gene encoding ninein isoform X6, yielding MDEAEQDQYEARLKELFDSFDSTGTGSLGQEELTDLCHVLHLEEVAPGALQQTLLQGNLLGRVHFEQFKEALILILSRTLSNEDDFQEPDSSPEAQPKYIKGGKRYGRRSLPEFQESVEEFAEVTVIEPLNEAARSSHIASNDCNEHWKTQDSEEYEAEGQLRFWNPDDLNASQTASSPPQDWIEEKLQEVCENLGITRDGHLNRKKLISVCEQYGLQTVDGEVLEEVFHNLEQDGTMSIEDFFYGLFKNGKSLTPSASTPYRQLKRHLSMQSFDESGRRTTALSAMTSTIGFRVFSSLDDGLGYASVERVLDTWHEEGIENGHEILTALDFSLDGKVNLTELTLALENELLITKNGTHQAALASFKMEIRHLLERVDQVVREKEKLRSDLEKAEKLKSLMASEVDDHHATIERRNEYNLRKLDEEYKERTAALKNELRKERELILQQAGKQRLELEREIEKVKTEENYVRDRLTLSLKESSRLESELLETGQKLTEYESLTSKLQRNLENVLAEKFGDLDPSSAEFFLQEERLVQMKNEYEQQCREMQDQIDELQSELEEYRTQGRIFRPSLESSLHEEFDMKNGGSGGVEPDQGLGSEDCNPLNMSIEAEMVIERMKEQHHKELQHLKQELKDTMSHYEKLVETKAHCEKEQENMAKRYNEERQTMEKQISALKTQIEALQGETAMLREERERIECKRNEERNDLQMSFDKEKANLQELLKLGHEEELRVKLEQVQESFNREREELVQSSIWMEEKMRALVQTLQEEKGEVERGFHEQLKSLTEKHAVEMEELQHKLLEEHQQELQEVRGKMETEYNRRTSQTETQFSVNRQTIVNKYEEALRNLEERYQRELQELAEQQCEEKSQWEFEKDEIIQECTEAQEQLNETLESKKAISFVLTQERELLEKNFKEHVNKLMCEKEQLQKELQDLRNAAEKQEDELHNKMLQQQNDHERELKDREQQMSVVEEKRKLVSQRLEVLETAYEQEKYKLNFKLLALEGLNKETHERAEKEKAQMSLEIVKLQEKIKKLQQETFDFSKLQNDYNALANEYAEVKSKVSALSGMQQLGEDGEVHEQAVKENVKMASEIVRLQRLEQEPRKLSSFDQSNSEMEESQVQDRIEQIEGNILKNLQDGCKETDHRAYLLVLSLLEAKTKELEEMVEAYSSLEQMYEDTKVENHALKIQIGQLLENIMVLEAEYNEANDKKQDQASKVSVLEMKQTELEKIFEAVPKLKMFCEDVEKEKGCFQEDSKVAKITSDHATDHKVSRLQTELKKAEEITEASVQLEQICGATEENGQLNNLVPQLWKKIEELEERSRAQAILLSLQEEIQLENKGLKSEMIKLFEQNKKLEEDVPRLTSLQHRLEESTQESVKLRQEKTQLLEKVQELEYACDQSAQEKIEMHSENLRLQCRLGKLEEYTLTFKVLQDKHGQCETTIKDLAAEKRELQELSRKLKEKVTSLVKQKDMHSQEEKELNSTIHDLQSTCSELQQKVELLRCEAEKLREENAILKNEITLLNEEGSVSNLKLRELNGSREEMWQKIEAIRKEKVAVQKMADNLRKQVSDLKDRNQQLDFENAELSQKNSKNQADVQDLNQRLARILRQKEKEVGKCTLEEWEKERSKLKEELEKCQVKSSTLVSSLETELSKIKVQIRLLDQENHLLRQELEKTKQLPRCPDLSDFQNEISSVITKNEKLLKEREALSEELNRCVDKVAKVNFLENVIASLKQEQKSWEQQSQTLKVQLTVSQEKVQSLDEALQNINLQMSRLKSDLRVTQQEKEALKQEVMSLHKLLQNANDKNRVLELAVHSSGLQNQQKKLHWDELEQLIKQEQQLLRQENERLQREVQNTKTDLTHSREKIRQLESAILSMKHQKHQSQSGIVKAIEQEKLSLKRECEQLQKELSSAHRRISQMNSLERELETINLENEGLRKKQVKLDEQLMENSVVGTSREGCSALSEIVCEDATLELQCDA